The nucleotide window CAACCCCCTAAATCCCCCAACCCCCCTAGCCCCCCTTATCAAGGGGGAAACCGTTATCAGGGGGACTTCGGAAACTTCACGAAGGGCGGAGTTATTGGTAAATGTCTACTTATTTTTCTAATTCACCACAAATGCAAACAGTGAAATCTGCTCGCTACGGATTCGGCGGTGAGGTACATATGAGCACCTCCATCGTCTCATTTCCTGTGTTCTCAATGCCGTGTTCGCACCATGGCGGCAGATGGATAAAGGTGCCTTCCTCCACATCAATTTTCTCGCCGGCGAGTGTCATGACGCCTTTTCCACGTATAACAACGTAGCATTCTTCGGTGTGGTGGCTGCCCGGCTCTAGCACAACGTGCGGAGGAATATAGAACATCACCAGTCCGAGATTCTCAGCGGGCGCCTTCGGGTTGGCGGGATGGACGACACGTACGCCAATTCCTTCGCAATCAGGATATTTCACCGGCACACCATCCTGCGCTCTGACAACATTGGGGAGCACCTTTTCTCTCGGTTTGGGAAACGGTGGCTCACCTTGGTAACCTTTGAACATTGTAATTTTTGCCATTGTTTCTACCTCACTTATGTTGGTTCATTGATTCATTATGGTAGATTATAGAATTACTTAGACACTGCCGATGCACATGTACAGATAAACAATCCCCTAAATCCCCCAACCCCCTAGCCCCCCTTATCAAGGGGGAAACCGTTAGCAGGGGGACTTTGGGAAATGTCCACTTATTTCTCTAATTCACCATAGTTCATTATAAAACGTGAAACGTGATGCGCAAAAAATAATGCGTAAAACGTAATGCGTAAGTAGATTGTTGGGTGGCGTTATCGGTCTACCCAACCTACGGGGATTACGGCGGACGGGATCTGTCTGCTACTCGGCTGTGTTGAAATCTTACGGCAAGCAGATAATCAAGGGCTGCATAGACACATGGTTTTTCGTAGGGATTGGGTCTCCCAACCCGTTGATCCTCCATCAGAGACAATTTCGGATTGCTGTAGGTCGATTTTCCAAAATCGACGTTTCGGTGTCGAGATGTGAATCTCGACCTACAATCTATTCTACCGGTATGGTTGTTCTCCCAACCCGCGTTGGCTAATGGGCGAGGAAACCTCGCCGCTACGATTGCAGACAGCTTCACATAAATGTCAACACGCCCTAGCAACTTCGGTTATGATAGCATAAATCTTCTGTTCCGATCAATGTAAAGTGCTAGAATCTGAAACGTGATTCGCAGGTTAAGCAACCTACTCTAATATGGAAAAATCCCCATTTTCCCCGTGGAATTGGGGTTACAGCATACGGAATATGCCTACTACTTTAAGGCATTCCCTTAACCTCTGATTGCTGCCCACAGAAGACAACCCCAACCGATGATAAAGGCGACCCCACCGATCGGTGTTATCGCGCCGAGCCAGCGGACGCCGGTTAATGATAGGATATAGAGGCTGCCCGAAAAAATAACGATACCAGCCACAAATAACCAGCCGGAGGTAGCGATTAGTTGACTGCTCCATTGCGACGCAGCCCAAGCCACAGCGATCAGTCCCAGTGCATGATACATCTGGTAGCGCACAGCAACCTCAAAGACCTGGAACATATCCGGCGATAGCTTCGATTTCAGGGTATGGGCAGCAAAGGCACCCGTTATCACAGCGATCAGCGCAAAGCCAGAACCGAGCGCGAAGAAAATGCGTGACATATCTTCTCCTCCTGTAACTATGGATTGTAGAGGAAATTAACCCCCTCTTACATCAGATAAAACGGAGTTAGATCTAAACATCAGAGAGTCAGTTGCGCCAACGGCTTTCAAAACGGTGTGTTTTCTCCCGCCGAATCGTCAGCCGGTGTCTCTGACTCGGCGTATTCTGAACCAGCACCTTCCTCATTCAGTGTGAGAGGCTGCTCAGGACTTTCGGGGACCTCACTCGTTTTTGCCGCAGCCTCCAGTTGCCGGATACGGTCGACCAACTCCTTGAAAAGCTCTGGCGCGGACACACCGGCTTGTAATTCCGCAGAGAGTTGGGTCCACTGCATCTCGGTCATATCGTTACGGGATTCAACGGCGTAGCGACGTTTGACATAGTTCCAGAAATCGGATTTTGTGATGTTCTGTTCTTCCAACTTGCCTT belongs to Candidatus Poribacteria bacterium and includes:
- a CDS encoding cupin domain-containing protein → MAKITMFKGYQGEPPFPKPREKVLPNVVRAQDGVPVKYPDCEGIGVRVVHPANPKAPAENLGLVMFYIPPHVVLEPGSHHTEECYVVIRGKGVMTLAGEKIDVEEGTFIHLPPWCEHGIENTGNETMEVLICTSPPNP
- a CDS encoding DUF423 domain-containing protein, with product MSRIFFALGSGFALIAVITGAFAAHTLKSKLSPDMFQVFEVAVRYQMYHALGLIAVAWAASQWSSQLIATSGWLFVAGIVIFSGSLYILSLTGVRWLGAITPIGGVAFIIGWGCLLWAAIRG